In one window of Salvia miltiorrhiza cultivar Shanhuang (shh) unplaced genomic scaffold, IMPLAD_Smil_shh original_scaffold_326, whole genome shotgun sequence DNA:
- the LOC131004141 gene encoding trimethyltridecatetraene synthase-like — protein sequence MTMEYQILPICALIFLSFLSFHFLSKIFPRKKPNLPPGPKPWPVIGNLNLIGPLPHRSLHHLSLKYGPIMQLKLGSFPVVVASSVDAAKIFLKTMDLNFASRPKTSAGKYTTYNYSDILWSSYGPYFRQARKICSTELFSPKRLDSYEYIRAEERNSMLKAVLESAGNPMRLKDFLSTVSSNVICRMVMGKKYLDGGNVLSPEEFKTMMDELFLLNGVLNIGDFIPYIHFLDLQGYVKRMKAVSKKFDGFLEHVVAEHEARRRETAAEEYVSKDMVDVLLELAAEPNLEVKLQRDGVKAFTLDMLAGATESSATTVEWVMSEILKKPEVLKKATDELDRVIGRERWVEESDMSSLPYIEALMKETMRLHPVSPILVPRLAREDCQVSGYDMKKGTQVLINIWTIHMDPSIWENPAEFNPERFIGKDIDIKGQDFRLLPFGSGRRMCPGYALGLKVIQSTLANLLHGFKWKLANNMKPEELNMEEVFGLSAPRKFPLVAVVDPRLSLHLYNF from the exons ATGACAATGGAATACCAAATTCTACCCATATGTGCACTCATCTTCCTATCATTTCTatcattccattttctttcaaAGATTTTCCCTCGTAAAAAACCGAACCTACCGCCCGGCCCGAAACCATGGCCCGTGATCGGCAACCTCAACCTCATCGGCCCGCTCCCCCACCGATCCCTCCACCACCTCTCCCTCAAATACGGGCCCATCATGCAGCTCAAGCTTGGCTCCTTCCCGGTGGTGGTAGCCTCCTCCGTCGACGCTGCCAAGATCTTCCTAAAAACCATGGACCTCAACTTCGCCTCACGGCCCAAAACCTCCGCCGGAAAATACACCACCTATAACTACTCCGACATCTTGTGGTCCTCCTACGGTCCGTATTTCAG GCAGGCCCGAAAAATATGCTCGACAGAGCTTTTCAGCCCAAAGAGGCTGGATTCGTACGAGTACATTCGGGCCGAGGAGCGGAATTCGATGTTGAAAGCGGTGTTGGAATCGGCCGGAAATCCCATGCGGCTGAAGGATTTCCTGTCGACGGTGAGCTCGAACGTGATCTGCAGGATGGTTATGGGGAAGAAGTATTTGGACGGTGGCAACGTTTTGTCGCCGGAGGAGTTCAAGACGATGATGGACGAGCTGTTCTTGCTCAACGGAGTTCTGAATATTGGGGATTTCATACCGTATATCCACTTCTTGGATTTGCAGGGGTATGTGAAAAGGATGAAGGCTGTGAGCAAGAAATTCGATGGGTTTTTGGAGCATGTGGTGGCGGAACACGAGGCACGGCGGCGGGAGACAGCGGCGGAGGAGTATGTGAGCAAGGATATGGTGGATGTGCTGCTGGAGCTGGCGGCGGAACCCAATTTGGAGGTGAAGCTCCAGAGGGATGGAGTCAAAGCCTTCACACTG GATATGCTGGCCGGTGCAACCGAGAGCTCGGCAACGACGGTGGAGTGGGTGATGTCAGAGATCTTAAAGAAGCCGGAAGTTTTGAAGAAGGCGACGGACGAGCTCGATCGTGTTATTGGGCGGGAAAGGTGGGTAGAGGAATCGGATATGTCAAGCCTCCCTTACATTGAGGCCCTTATGAAGGAAACAATGCGACTACACCCTGTCAGTCCAATATTAGTGCCTCGACTTGCACGGGAAGATTGTCAG GTAAGTGGATATGACATGAAGAAGGGAACCCAAGTGCTAATCAATATATGGACAATTCACATGGATCCTTCAATTTGGGAAAATCCCGCTGAATTTAATCCAGAAAGATTCATTGGGAAGGATATTGACATCAAGGGACAAGATTTTAGGCTTTTGCCATTCGGGTCGGGCCGAAGAATGTGTCCGGGCTACGCATTGGGCCTGAAGGTGATCCAATCCACCTTAGCCAATCTCTTGCATGGCTTCAAATGGAAACTTGCAAACAACATGAAGCCCGAAGAGCTCAACATGGAGGAGGTTTTTGGGCTTTCTGCTCCAAGAAAATTTCCACTTGTTGCCGTCGTTGATCCAAGACTCTCACTTCACCTCTATAATTTCTAG
- the LOC131004142 gene encoding serine/threonine-protein kinase RIPK-like: MGIKNKALRWIIPSCLKARISHKMDSRIHVTIHNSNSRISLSDISDPGSPLCLSDLSNSKFASNLHIFTLSELKIMTSDFSAVNFLGEGGFGPVYKGFVDPKCRPGLHPQPVAVKLLDPDGDQGHREWLTEVVLLGQLKHPHLVKLIGYCCEDEHRLLVYEYMARGNLDNHLFRRYASLAWETRMKIALGAAKGLAFLHGEEKPVIYRDFKTSNILLDSEYNGKLSDFGLAKDGPEGDETHVSTRIMGTHGYAAPEYIMTGHLTTKNDVYSFGVVLLELLTGRRAMDKKRPPREQNLVDWAKPYLKDHHKLDVIIDQRLEGQYSTEGARRVAALAHQCLSHSPKSRPTMNHVVKILELITQLRDVPFVYIAPTEGKADAKINEEDEDEDEGKAKKETRRKQRRKGYRHKHPIRARGVYTDTHLYRTYKNEMISVGIEGR, translated from the exons ATGGGAATCAAAAACAAGGCATTGAGATGGATCATCCCATCTTGTCTGAAAGCCAGAATCAGCCACAAAATGGATTCAAGAATCCATGTGACAATCCACAACTCAAATTCAAGAATCTCTCTGTCCGATATAAGTGATCCTGGGTCGCCTCTCTGCCTCAGCGACCTCTCAAACTCCAAATTCGCATCGAATCTGCACATCTTCACCCTCTCGGAGCTCAAGATCATGACCAGCGACTTCTCCGCCGTCAACTTCCTGGGCGAGGGCGGCTTCGGCCCCGTGTATAAGGGCTTCGTCGACCCCAAGTGCCGCCCGGGCCTCCACCCGCAGCCCGTCGCCGTGAAGCTCCTCGACCCCGACGGCGATCAGGGCCACAGGGAATGGCTG ACAGAAGTAGTGCTGCTGGGTCAGCTGAAGCACCCCCACCTCGTGAAGCTGATCGGATACTGCTGCGAAGACGAGCACAGGCTGCTCGTCTACGAGTACATGGCGCGAGGCAACCTCGACAACCATCTCTTTCGAA GATACGCGTCGCTGGCATGGGAAACGAGAATGAAGATCGCGCTCGGCGCTGCAAAAGGCCTAGCGTTCCTCCACGGCGAGGAGAAACCGGTCATCTACCGCGATTTCAAGACCTCCAACATCCTCCTCGACTCT GAGTACAACGGGAAGCTCTCCGACTTCGGGCTGGCCAAGGACGGGCCGGAGGGAGACGAGACTCACGTGTCCACGCGTATAATGGGCACCCACGGCTACGCAGCGCCGGAGTACATCATGACAG GGCATTTGACAACAAAGAACGACGTATACAGCTTTGGAGTAGTCCTGCTCGAGCTGCTAACTGGGAGGCGAGCCATGGATAAAAAACGGCCTCCCAGAGAGCAAAACCTCGTGGATTGGGCAAAGCCCTACTTGAAGGATCACCATAAGCTCGATGTCATAATAGACCAACGCCTCGAGGGGCAGTACTCGACCGAAGGAGCTAGGAGGGTGGCTGCATTGGCTCACCAATGCCTTAGCCACTCCCCAAAATCCAGGCCAACTATGAACCATGTGGTCAAGATCTTGGAGCTTATCACCCAACTAAGAGACGTGCCCTTTGTTTACATCGCGCCTACAGAAGGTAAGGCGGATGCAAAGATCAATGAGGAAGATGAAGACGAAGATGAAGGGAAGGCGAAGAAAGAGACGAGGCGAAAGCAAAGGAGGAAAGGCTATAGGCACAAGCATCCCATAAGGGCTCGTGGTGTCTACACCGATACTCATTTGTATAGAACTTACAAGAATGAGATGATTAGTGTAGGGATTGAAGGGAGATAG
- the LOC131004143 gene encoding uncharacterized protein LOC131004143 — protein sequence MSHRRGLLGFGSRSSRPEAQSSSGSGPYISATPESGSPPQSAAASGSRRPKGKSVAQIRAECVRRDGRILFQRNTVGKLIEPPGISTCCTNSFKRIPNPGGYTWKLTPPTVQELYFEEFKKEFTWDPEDEADVKKMWLEKARKRYSDNMSEYKRLLKQKTEAGEMMETPLGMSDTFWTGLKAYWDQDEVKAVSRRARENRYSEPDGVGTGISRHVGGSQSSRILQQSLLVDGEVPPTASNYSTFLRLHMYADGTFVSEKDANLDAEIHRVAAETGREDRLDEVYLELVRPGRSRLYGTGSAGVSQFSRGSTNSTCSSQMSQRMYETRISTLEERLQNAEEDRAAQEAAREAEQAAREALEQRMSQLEEILRRSGQLP from the exons ATGTCTCATCGTAGAGGATTGTTGGGGTTTGGTAGTCGGTCTTCTAGGCCTGAGGCACAGTCCTCCTCAGGCTCTGGGCCGTATATTTCCGCTACTCCAGAGTCTGGTTCCCCTCCACAGAGCGCTGCTGCATCTGGGTCTAGAAGGCCCAAAGGCAAATCAGTGGCGCAGATTAGGGCTGAGTGTGTTAGGCGCGACGGGAGGATCCTCTTTCAGAGGAATACTGTTGG TAAGTTGATCGAGCCCCCGGGGATCTCCACCTGCTGCACGAACTCGTTTAAGAGGATTCcgaacccaggcgggtacacgtGGAAGTTAACTCCGCCAACGGTGCAGGAGTTGTATTTTGAGGAATTCAAG aaagagtttactTGGGACCCTGAGGATGAGGCTGATGTGAAAAAAATGTGGTTAGAAAAGGCCCGCAAAAGGTACAGTGACAACATGAGCGAGTATAAGAGACTGCTCAAGCAGAAGACCGAGGCAGGGGAGATGATGGAGACACCGCTGGGCATGTCCGACACCTTTTGGACGGGACTCAAGGCATACTGGGATCAAGATGAGGTTAAGGCCGTTTCTAGGCGCGCACGTGAGAACCGATACTCTGAGCCAGATGGAGTTGGTACAGGGATCAGTCGGCACGTTGGAGGGTCTCAGTCGAGTCGTATTCTGCAGCAGAGTCTG CTCGTGGATGGTGAAGTCCCCCCAACTGCATCTAACTACAGCACTTTCCTCCGCCTACACATGTACGCAGATGGAACTTTTGTGTCAGAAAAGGATGCCAACCTTGAT gcggagattcATCGTGTTGCCGCTGAGACAGGACGAGAGGACCGACTCGATGAGGTCTACTTGGAGCTCGTACGTCCCGGTAGGTCACGACTGTACGGCACTGGAAGTGCTGGTGTGAGCCAGTTCAGTAGGGGGTCTACCAACAGTACATGCTCTTCCCAGATGTCTCAGCGGATGTATGAGACTCGGATCTCCACACTGGAGGAGCGTCTCCAAAATGCTGAGGAGGATAGGGCGGCCCAGgaagcagcacgtgaggccgaacaagcagcacgtgaggccctTGAGCAGCGGATGAGTCAGTTAGAGGAGATACTGAGgcggtcgggtcagctacctTGA
- the LOC131004144 gene encoding putative late blight resistance protein homolog R1A-10, producing MAAYASLLSLMNIIDTLKLHPCPPISLPFKQVQSLIEKVCFLLEFLEAYNPHLGYTTEADPLESRIADAAHAAEDVIESHIVDQITSDGGKISSDALHQALEKVIKEMALIQKEAMEVKQTQNQPRIKSTPSDSMELASISQKKKSRMVGADDLKLQMMDKLTSDCRDLQIIPIVGMGGSGKTTLARNIYQERLIKEHFYVCGWATISQEYSIREILIQVLGELINEYSKHSREDKLGEMLHKHLFGRKYLIVMDDMWSIEAWDRVMRYFPDNKNGSRIVITTRLANLAVELASSNSLKMRFLDEADSWDLLSKIVFGEESCPLELEEIGKKIGKSCKGLPLSIVVVGGLLAKSKHAREFWEYIGENLNATVNLEDDERCLKILYMSYRQLPVHLKPCFLYMGVFPEDKPIHISKLIKLWVAEGFLKPIAGISLEDIGKEYLNGLISRNLILIHELGSTGSIKYCKIHDLLRDFCLREAQKERFYGVVRQDTSQETMNAQRRLVVSNNTSEEKVSDALQSMSLARSLIWDFGEAPPSLNFRLLRILVTCSSRSTKAYSLEEYMLRLVNSRYLDISAQWGRARGFPSSVNLLWNLQTLIVDTLQGLIAPAEIWHMPQIRHVHWRGLSLPDPSGQGDIVLRDLQTLVTIKDFKCSKEVVKRIPNIKKLRVSYERLRESCLSNLVCLDKLESFGCFCFPKTNADYLACLNFPNSLKKLSLQSGFWRCWDAILQKIGRLPLLEKLKLYYGSFGGSSWETSEGQFRSLKFLELHECDELEFWKTESSHFPRLEHLVLHRLFLLQEIPLDFAESSTLRYIDLKFCSDSAVVSAKRILEEQEELQGEVTLQVGIMLSRKNEALESLASPDFRVLIAGSN from the coding sequence ATGGCGGCTTATGCATCTCTCCTTTCTCTTATGAATATCATAGATACCCTTAAGCTTCATCCTTGCCCTCCTATTTCTCTCCCTTTTAAACAAGTTCAGTCTCTCATTGAAAAAGTTTGTTTCCTGCTCGAATTTCTCGAAGCCTACAACCCTCATCTTGGCTACACCacagaagcagatcccttggagAGTCGCATTGCAGATGCAGCTCATGCGGCCGAAGACGTGATCGAATCTCATATTGTGGATCAGATCACAAGTGATGGGGGAAAGATTAGCTCCGACGCCTTGCATCAAGCTCTGGAGAAGGTGATCAAAGAAATGGCGTTGATCCAAAAAGAGGCCATGGAAGTCAAACAGACTCAAAATCAGCCCCGCATAAAGTCAACGCCTTCAGATTCAATGGAACTTGCTTCAATTTCGCAGAAGAAGAAGAGTAGGATGGTGGGTGCTGACGATCTCAAGCTTCAAATGATGGATAAGCTCACTTCTGATTGCCGTGATCTACAAATCATTCCAATTGTAGGAATGGGCGGCTctggtaagaccactcttgctagAAACATTTATCAAGAACGTCTTATTAAGGAGCATTTTTATGTTTGTGGTTGGGCTACCATCTCTCAAGAATATAGCATTCGAGAAATTCTCATACAAGTTCTTGGAGAATTAATTAACGAATATAGTAAACATTCTAGGGAAGATAAGTTAGGCGAGATGTTACATAAACATCTGTTTGGTCGAAAATACTTGATTGtaatggatgatatgtggagtattGAGGCTTGGGATAGAGTTATGAGGTATTTTCCAGACAACAAAAATGGTAGCAGAATTGTAATAACAACTAGGCTAGCAAACTTGGCTGTTGAGTTAGCCAGCTCTAATAGCCTCAAGATGAGGTTTTTGGATGAGGCTGATAGTTGGGATCTTCTCTCCAAAATTGTGTTTGGTGAGGAAAGTTGCCCTCTTGAATTGGAGGAAATCGGAAAAAAGATTGGAAAAAGTTGCAAAGGACTTCCATTGTCAATTGTTGTAGTGGGAGGGCTTTTGGCCAAGTCCAAACATGCAAGAGAGTTTTGGGAATACATAGGGGAAAACTTGAATGCAACTGTTAATTTAGAGGATGATGAACGTTGCTTGAAAATATTGTACATGAGTTACAGGCAATTGCCGGTACATTTGAAACCATGTTTTCTCTATATGGGAGTTTTTCCGGAGGATAAACCGATTCATATCTCAAAGCTTATTAAGCTATGGGTTGCCGAAGGATTTCTAAAGCCTATAGCAGGAATAAGCTTGGAAGATATAGGAAAAGAGTACTTGAATGGCCTAATCAGTAGAAACCTCATTTTGATTCATGAACTAGGCAGCACCGGAAGCATAAAATACTGCAAGATTCATGATCTCTTGAGAGATTTCTGCCTGAGAGAGGCTCAAAAGGAAAGGTTTTATGGTGTAGTGAGACAAGATACGTCTCAAGAAACTATGAATGCCCAACGCCGCCTTGTTGTTTCTAACAACACATCGGAGGAGAAAGTCTCGGATGCCTTGCAGTCAATGTCACTAGCTCGTTCTTTGATATGGGATTTTGGGGAAGCTCCACCATCACTAAATTTTAGATTGTTGAGGATATTGGTCACATGTAGTTCTCGATCTACTAAAGCATATAGCCTAGAAGAATATATGCTTCGACTAGTTAACTCGCGATATCTAGATATTAGCGCCCAATGGGGGCGCGCGAGAGGATTCCCTTCTTCAGTCAATCTGCTTTGGAATCTACAGACATTGATTGTTGACACACTCCAAGGCCTTATTGCACCAGCTGAAATTTGGCACATGCCTCAAATTAGGCATGTCCATTGGAGAGGGCTAAGTCTCCCAGATCCGAGCGGCCAAGGTGACATTGTCTTGAGAGACTTACAAACACTTGTGACAATAAAAGATTTCAAGTGTAGCAAAGAGGTGGTTAAGCGAATTCCCAATATCAAGAAATTGCGAGTATCTTATGAGAGACTTAGGGAAAGTTGTCTTAGCAATCTTGTATGTCTAGATAAACTCGAGTCCTTTGGCTGCTTTTGTTTTCCAAAGACCAATGCTGATTATCTGGCATGCCTTAACTTCCCAAATTCGCTCAAGAAGTTGTCTCTACAAAGTGGATTCTGGCGATGTTGGGATgccatattgcaaaagataggtagATTGCCACTTCTCGAGAAGCTCAAACTCTACTATGGGTCTTTTGGAGGGTCCTCGTGGGAAACGAGTGAAGGGCAATTCCGCAGCCTTAAATTCTTGGAACTTCACGAGTGTGATGAACTAGAATTCTGGAAAACGGAGAGCTCCCACTTTCCACGCCTTGAACACCTTGTACTTCACCGATTGTTCTTGTTACAGGAGATTCCTTTAGATTTTGCAGAATCATCGACACTTAGATATATTGACTTGAAGTTTTGCAGTGATTCTGCTGTCGTTTCTGCTAAGAGAATACTAGAGGAACAGGAGGAATTACAAGGGGAAGTAACCCTCCAAGTCGGAATTATGCTATCAAGAAAGAACGAAGCACTGGAGAGTTTGGCAAGTCCCGACTTTCGTGTGTTGATTGCTGGGAGTAACTAA